tttttgtattaaaatatatattaataatatttttttatttttaaaaaattatttttgatatcagcacatcaaaatgatttgaaaatactaaaaatatattaatttaaaataaaaaaaaattaattttttttaaaaaatacttttaaaatacaaaaatagacAAGCCCAAACACTATGACTAATTTCTCCACCGATGATTTTGTGTGGTATCCATGTTGAATGAAGTGTGGCACAGACACGACAAATCATAccaagttcttttatttttactgtGACCACGATAATGACATTAATAAATCCTATACCCCGAAAAGGGAGATTGAAATATTGATTTACAGAGAATATCTTCAATAATTTATGAAGAAATTAAGAGATATGAAACAtgaacaaatataaaaagatgcTTATAATGCATTaactaaaatcaaataattttcaaaattatatctccatctttcaaattttttgaataaaaacaatgagTTTCTCCGTACACAATTCTATGAAGAATCTTCAAGATCTCCATTAAAATCTcttaacttcataaaaaatattcatgatgaAATCTTCATATCTTCATTGAATTCTTTATGTATCCATCTCTTTATTGAAATCTCTGTACATTACTATGAAAAATCTCAATCGCAAGATCTGCATTGAAATATAACAGCTCCTTAATACTTTAACATTGTTTTCATAATCACAAaagcatttttcatttatttaataaaacttttCTCAATTAGAACTtgataaaatctcatttttttgcatgaaaaactTCCATGTTAACAAtagccatataaaaaaaaaaaattcatgcaaaCAAAGATAAAGCTTATATAGTAaacaatttcttcttttattcgagctggttaaaatcttttaaatatgattatttaaaggatttaagggaaaaataatagttctcaaattaaaaaaaaaaaaaaaaccttttgggcCAACCCAAACAACCCGACCTCTTCTAACCTAGCTTACAAGCTCGAATAGTTGGGATTTTAGTATGAGACCGACACAAATTCTAGTTTGTCCAATCCTGCCTGGGGATGctctttcatgtatttttttgggtttctagAAGCCGCGCTCATAAACTTTTCATAGTTAACCATGACATTCCATGCTAATGACACTattcataattaatatttttaccaATATTACAACAATCATGACATgacaaaacaatcaaaaagGACAATGACTAACCAATAATAGCATACTAATTTCTCcaccaataatatattttcaattcctAGAAGAAAGTTTGAGAGAATTAAGTGTATAAGTACAACTAGTCAAAATTCAAATCCCATTCGTGGCCAAAACTTCACTTATCCATTGAAAACTAGGCCCGAAAACATTCACTTATATTCTAGTCCATAAAAGTCAGCCATCTCATTCTAAAGCtagcccattttttttttttttctttaaatatgcatttctctttcttttttcttatacaCACTACACTCCTCTTATTCTTACTAATTTAAACATCGAAAAGTCTCAtgtttcaaccaaaaaaaaaaacttgttttacaGGAATACTCTTGGTCTTACGCTCAAGCTCCATCACACCAGCAGTCCAAGAAACAACCATGAAAAATCCACTTTATATCTTAAGTTTTTCCCGACTTCATCATAAGGGCTCATATTAGTTTATACCAATATATTATAACAACTCCTCTGCTTCTAACAAAATTTCAAGCATTATTGGAGGAGTAGTTTCCATCTGCACTCCATTTCCAGATGATATAATCATCGCTTTTAAAGGGATAAACACCACTGCAAATGGCACTCTACACACAGCCATGCACCATAGCACTATCAGATCTTGTAGGAGGCCAACGCCAATCATTGTGGGTTATAACAACTACCACCTTGTCATCAAAGGACCTCTCGATTCATTAGCAGGTCTCGCTCCGAGATTTTTCTCTAGAGGCCCAAAAGATGCTAGAAATCCTACCAAAGATGAGTGTCTTTTTAATTGCCAATAATATGCTCAATTAAACACGAAGCAGGACTTCTTAATTCCAGGAACTGTTTCCACATTCAGGAACAATCAGCAAGGATTTGTAAGACTGCATCCAGGCCACCCACAAGGATCTataattgaaaacaatataCCAAATGTTTCTTAGAAAGACAGCAACATTCGATTCTTTTAATCTCTTTAATCTCAATAAAGAAAGGTATTGAGTTAAATAACATACTGTCAGAACGTAACAGTAAGGttcctcctctttctctctctgtctctccatATATACTCAGTTAAAATTGCAAGAGTTATAGTTGATATAAACTGATATAAACAGCTAGAGTTTGAATAGGTgtattatatatacaaaaacaatatcaaaggCTTAAACACAGCTGCTGCCGTGGGTGGGTGAACTCCGATCAGCAGCTTTTACTCGCgtatcagcagcagcagcagcttaaCAGCTACAGTGTCCTTAACAATCCCAATGCTCTTTCTTGTTTAGGGAGAGTCCAAGCAACTTTGGCACTATGAGCAGAAGCATCTTTACCTTTCTAGAAAAGAGAATTACACTTCTTCTACAACCCTCACCACCTTGGATGGAAGGAAAAGATGTAGCTCTAGTAATTTTCAACACTAAAAATTACTGAAGAGATCAACTGTAATCTTCCTacataagaaaacatttttagGCCTAACGTTGCAGCTTCACATAAATTTTATCCGAGAGAGGCTTGCAATCAACTGACAgtaccaaaaaagaaagagaaaaagaaaaagaaaaggaaaggaaaggtcTTCGGTCTGGGCTTCAGACAACTTTTCGTCTGCGGTCTGGGCTGCAAGCAGAAACGAGGctctcattattattttttcgttAATGGTTTTGAAACCCATCCATCTGAGCTGGTGAATTCATCCTAAATTCGGTTAACCTGTGATTagaactaatttaaaaaaaaatagaaaaataaaaaatttagaatgtcCCGGTTAACTTGGTGATCCAGTTGACTTGGTCACAAATTCAATTTCagcttgttgattttttttttttactaaaataatatcgttttgatttttttaaaaaaattaatttctttggaTGATTCGGTAATCTGATTAAAATCTAAAACCCGAACCGAAATggatttaaaaactatggttgcctgttataataaaaatattattttacattattgTATCTATTTTTATCGCTATGGAGAAATAAAGCATAAAGCATCACCCTATCAGCTGAAAAGCTAAGCTACACTAGCGTAAATCAAAgaataatttcttgatttaagCGTGGAATCCAATCAAGTGAGGAGAGGCTCACCAACACAATAACACGAATCTCTtctcaacacataaaaaatttcattttttattttattgaatttttatgcatttttcagttaaaaaaactaatatgctAACTTAAATATTGAAGGTTTATTGTTCAAGGGACTTCTTTATTAGGATCAACACAAGTACAGAAATTATcagtcaaataaaattaatatttttatatgaagttTTTTGACGAATTCATTATTAATAAAGACGAATTTTCATCAAATGAGAGTCTCTAAGTATGGAAGATTACCAAGCTTTAGCCCAGATATTCTTTGCAAACACTTAGCTGAGCAGGAAGAAATACCACTACAAAATATTTAGTTCTTAGAGgggttaaatttaaatttaaaaattaaaaattaataccaGATTAACATCACCGGCATCCAGCATCCAATTATATAGTAATCAATCGTAAGTTTTGTTGTTCGTAAAATCactcaaattataattattattgagaACATagcttaaattaaataatcttttaaagaaattaaaaatcttatctAAGAAACTACATGAATGGtttaagaaatgatttttttacaaataattgaAGGGGTGTTTATAAATATTCACctttatttatgttaatttttttatgaaataaaaaataactctcctcattttctttcattttatcttCTCAgctttaactatttttttaattgttaattattatattttttgaagaaaaaaaaaccctattttttaggtgtttatttTGCCAAAGTAATAGAGAAACATAAGCAAgatgatatttctaattaatcCATTGCTCTAATATTAATCTGAAAAGTATTTaccacatgtatatatataatgttgagCAGTCCATGCATTTAGAGCTTGATTGGAAAGCTAATAACGTATTATAATGATCAGCATGTCAATATTTAACATCCCTAAAAACActgtttaataatttaatagctATTTAACTCGCTTTTTATTCGAGGTTAGATAAttgtttctttaatatttaatatgcaaACTTTTCCAATGAGTTTTTGGACATAAGAAAATTAtcaatcatataaataaaaaaatttatgtataaatataattaaataaatcaagaatcttccatgaaaataaatataaaaagaaaaagttaacaataattaaagattaaactgaagaaatcaaaagatagatgtaaatcaaaatatttgatctcgtAATACATGTCATGTGCCTAGttatgtttaataactttttgtaaaaaaaattctttatttaatcaaatgattatccattaaaataacacataaaaaatatcgttaacaataattaaagacTAAACTAATtgatatagatcaagatattagatctttcaacattatttatatacacaatTATGTTTACTAACTTTGTTTCttagaataaattttatatttaatcaaacaataatagaaacaaaacacacacatgaaaatgattgaataaattcaaagaaaaaaatatcatgcaatattgaatatatttaaaaataatgttataattttatgtcaaaaccaagtaaaaaataaatgatatttaaccaaaaactaaattgaaaacttgAGAAAATATATGTGGTTGTTACATCAGATCTGAAACATCGGTTATGAactcaattatatttaataacattgtttattggaatcaatattttattttaaaaagaacaataataaaaacaacacgcAAAAGAAAGTGaatgaataaaattagataaagaaaaatttaagaaagaaagaatgccTCCTAACATAAAAAGTGATgaaattttattcataaatctaagtaaaaattaaatcatattctattaagaaatttgttaaaaatttattagaattgaaaaaaatgaagctaataaagtataaaatcataagaaaaaaacacacacaaaaaaaaacaaatgaccaAAAAACAATCTAGACACGTGAACTTAAACTAGATAGTCTAGTGAGTCTAggtttaaaaaatctcaagtgCGTGAGCATTTCAGCCTATGCCCATGCACCtatgctaaaaaaatcaaagtgtgtgggtatttttttttttattttttttaagaaaaaaataagttggtgACAGATTGTCTATTGACCTAGTTTTAAGTGACCAAAAAGATCATTGAAAATCCAGGTcaatgtcttttcttttttttccttctaaaaactcaattttccaCATGTTTTTCACTCGAAACACTTAGAAAACACCCACTTAACAAACATATCAATGACCTCGTATAACCcataaaacaatccaaaacatcaaaaacgacccaaaactaaaaaacttcCCATGCTCAAATCAACCATCTCTAACAAGGTGAAGGGAAAATATCTTAAGATAAACTACTATCTTCAAATGAAACttattaacattaaaatcaatttctttctttacaatcaaaatttaacaagtttctctcttttttattaaaccagggaatgaaaagtaaaaaataaaaaataaagttttataccacaatttaatttttaaaatattgagggaaCAAATTGTTatcatttaaaaagtaaaatggcCAAACTGAAGTTTTCAACCCATTTTTGAAATTACCACTCAATTTCTCCTTGTTTTACACCttgtctccatttttttttcctagttatgACCATGCTTaacattttttgataaattggtAATGAAAGTAGGCATAAAAGGATGCAATTGAAGAGAAATAAACTTTAAGGACTATATTGTAAAAAAACTCCAATATAGATTGGTGGAAtaaattttccatgcattttaaacttcttgtgttttttgtatttcaaacaattattttttatttaataaaataatgaagtcTATAATAaattgctttgaaaaaaaagtataacatgtttcaatttaaaaacaaaacaaactttaataaaatgaatcgatcataaataaataaaaataatattaaacctGTCAACTCAATAATAAATAGAATCAAGCGAGAATGAGATTCTAAATAAATCgagtaatatatttattaaacctaTCTTCTTTATAAATTGATCTGGAATTTGACTCGtcctaattttattaaaaaaaatattatttaaaaattaaattggatgaTCTGGTCAATGAAATATGAGTTTGTGATGCTAAAGTAGAACAATTGCTTTTGCTTTCAAAATTCTAACTCAAAATTAAgcaaggaattttatttttacatagaACAACTTCGTtctgtttggttttttatttgaaaagtgttttttgaaaaaatttaaaaaattttaatttttttattttaaattaatatgtttttggtgtttttagattattttgatgcactaatattaaaaataaattttaaaaaatttaaaagatattattttaatatttttttaaataaaaaaatcttttaaaaaacaattacaagtaAACTTCTAAACAGACTATTCTAAGTGATCGGAGCATTCTCTGACCACACAAGTCATTTCTGGAGCTTTAATTATTAGCAGTAGGGGAAACCTCAAACATAGTCCAAAATATTTCGGTAGTATTACTTTTTCCTCCAAACAATTTTTACATCAGTTTTGTCTCCATAAAATCTGGATTTCTCAAATGGATCCTTGTGTAAGAATTCCTTAATAGGAAACGTTAGATTCTTCTTATAGAATTGAGGAAGACATAGTCCTTGATGCCATTTAAGCGTTTCCCATTGCAACCAAACATCGTTTTCTCTTGCATGATTTCACTCGGACCATTTAACAAATGTATCAGTTTCATGGGAATGAAATATGTTGCtctaaagaaattcaaaagaaagTGTACAGTGAGATCAAATTTGAATGGAAAACCAACAAGGAACAAGCCTTCATTGTTACACAGGATATTACCATACATGTGTAAACTTCCTTCTAACATCTATAAATCTTACAGATTTCAAGAAATTGAACTCAGATTCCAAACTGTAGTGCCAAGCTTACTATCGTTTTATGCTAAGTTTGGTGCTTTAGTACTGTTTAGAATTCCCAATTAGTCTTAGGATGATGAACTGCAAAATCCCATAGCTCTGAATCCAGCTCTATTTCACTTGTGGATCCACTAATAAACCTGTTCAGTCTCTCAGTTACTCTTGCAGCTCCAAAACCATCAGCAGATCCCTTCATCTGcgcaaaatcaattcaaattgatCATTCAATTGTTAAGAAAACACGTTGAGGATTAGAAATGAATCAGCATAATGGATCAAATACAATTATTACCTGTGCATGGACTATATGGAAAAAGGAATCTCCAAGAGCTTGAAAATTAGCACTGACAACTTCTACACCTTCTTCATGAAGAATGctaataatctcataaaataaGAACTGATTACCTAGCCCACTTGTCAAAACTATCTCTAGAGCTGAACCAATCTCATGGATTTTTAGCTGAGGTGATTTTGATGCAGCACTTGATATAGGATCAAAAGTGCATGTATATGATCCTTTTCTGCTTCTTGTTAAGCTTTGTTTCTTCTCCCTGGCTTTCTCCAACTTTTCCTCCAGActctttatatagtttattgCTCGATCTATCTGATCAGGCAGGGGTTGTGCTTCCTGCATATATACCCACAGCAAaaggaaatatattttcaataatcttgccaattcaagaaacaaaaaagagaaaagaaatatcATCCAAACGCAACTTTCTAAATCCCCAAATCTTTCTAATCCAAACGCAATAATCTGTCTGCAATAACATGAGAGCAAGGACAGCTTGGCCTCTTCATGTGAGGTTAAAGACAGCAAGCTAGAATGAAATAATACAAGAAGACAtgaatttagagagagagagagagagagagatggagaaCCTTGCAGTTTTGATTAGGGAGGAGAGAATTGAGATTGGAGTAAAGGCTTTTCATTTGATTTCTCCTATTTCTCTCAACGACTTTCCTCTCTGTTTTTGTACAAGAAATATTTGACCTACTCTGCATCATTGTCCCTCCAGTTTTTGCAACCATGACTCCCCTCGGAAACCTCAGAACAGAAGGGTGAAGATGGCAGATCCATTTACTTGacaaatatatatagacacCATCTAAACAATATtctatgaaaattcaatttaaaaaaaaaaactaatttttttttaaaattatatatataaaattattttcacacactagtattaaaattaatttttttaaaaataaaaaatattattaaaattaattttttaataaaaatactttaaaaaataatgaatatttcATCCGAGCTTCCATGAAAAGAAACGAAAAGttcaagataaaaagaaaaaaaaaagaaaaagtaagaaAGCAGTGGACTGAGGGCATGAACGCAATCGTCACGTATTGGACATCACTTTGTGCTGTCATCCGCTTGTCATCCTCTCTCCATTATAAGCTGCCAATTCGGAATCCTAGAGTAGATTTTTACCtgtctccttttcattttaatggaaggagttttgattgatttgattatGTGAGAGAAAAACCATTTAGAATCTAGAGCTGACTTATACCTTgggtatcttttgtttttcaattttttaaaaaaaaaaaatattgagaaaatgcaagagtttcttttaaaaaaaaaatgagaactgaattatttagatttaataaatctagtaatttaaataatacaaataaaataaataaattgataagaaaatagacaacattaaaaaaactctgATGCAAGCATGACAAATCTTGCTTTTAAGGTCAATATAGTCTTCAcattatactttaaatatattaaaaaactagatAACCCTTATCATCCGTTATTGAAACGAATTCAAGATtacttaataaattatatatttacactcatgtcaattttttcttattaaatttatgcTATTGTGGTCTATTCGGATTAatttgcgcgcacctcgactaatcttatCGCTTTTTAAACTTTGCCATGGTGATCCCTTAATTCTTtacataataaattttgttattgcaGATAAATTCAAGGTCATGTAAAAAATCTTGCTGTTACGGTCAATTCAATTTTTccttattaaatttattctatTGTGGTTTATacaattttcctttttaaactTTGTCATGATGATCCTTTAATTTCTCACATAATAAATTTGATCActacaaaaaaatttgatgtcacataataaattatgttgTTACGGTCAATTCAAATTTCACCCCATAGGTATAATAATCACGTGCACATGCACGTACACACATAAataactcaaataaataaaataaatagctcCCAATTCACTAATTTTTACCTCTTAGCTAAAATACCCAATTCCATCCTCTTTGGTTTCATTTCCATTtgttcataaatttttattattaatttgtccTATTACGCATTTAAAAGACATGCATTAGCattcatttaatttgatttatccACTTCCATAGTGTGTGTAATTATTATGCTCTCAGGGTGAAATTAAATGTGACTTTGAATTGATCGTAGcaacaaaatttattatgtgACCTTTAATTTATCTGCAATGATAGAATTTATTATGTGAGAAATTAAGGGACCATCAtggaaaagtgtttttaaaaaaatgaattgactATAATAGAAGATATTTAATAAGGAAATAATTGAATTAATCATAGCAACAAAAATTTTTATGTGACCACGAATTTGTTTGCAACGAGGACCTTTATTATGTGAGAAATTAAGGGGCTAACATGGAAaagtttaaaaatgaaattcttaTATGGAATGAGAATTAggaattttagttaaaaattcaTGACATTGACGAAACCAGTATCGAGTTTTgacgaataaaaaaataaaaataaaaacttaaaataaatgtgttttaaaaataacaaaataatttcaaggAATGATAATGGAAATGAGGAATGcaagttaagaaaaaattacatgaaaaagtGTCGGTGTAAATCctagataaaaaatcaaaaacattacTGTGAAATATTGAGTTTGCAAAGAGTTATTATGGTTTGAATGTATTGTTCATAAACTCATTATGCATGCACTGTTCCATcaacataaattattattcCAACTCGATGCTGTAGCAACTTGGGAGCTGTTACTCTAGAAGTGAATTTTATGgttcatccaaaaaaaattctagtttaGGGTTGTAAAGGTGTTAAATAAATGGATTTAgttaaattgtgaaaaaaaaatgaaaggaaaatcaTGCTTTCTTTAAcactttttttaacaattaaattGTAAATGTGTTAATGAAGGTGTTAAAAGAACGCATggatttccttttatttttttacaatttaactaAATTCATTCATTTAATATCTTCATTAACAAATTTACCACcttaaaccaaattttttaaatgaaccaTAAAAATcacttatgaaataaaaattcatgaggATATCGGTTATTCCATTAAATTCTTGAGAtagttttcttatttcaaaatattttttttttattttgatcatttattTCACTTACAGATTTATTATCGTTtcacaataatattattgattttttatctagGGTTTACACCAATACTTGTTCATGTATTGttttcttaacttttatttatcattatcattatcatttcttgaaattatattCTCATTCTTAAAAcacatttattcaaaaattttcttattctttt
This genomic stretch from Populus alba chromosome 19, ASM523922v2, whole genome shotgun sequence harbors:
- the LOC118038499 gene encoding transcription factor bHLH162-like, whose protein sequence is MVAKTGGTMMQSRSNISCTKTERKVVERNRRNQMKSLYSNLNSLLPNQNCKEAQPLPDQIDRAINYIKSLEEKLEKAREKKQSLTRSRKGSYTCTFDPISSAASKSPQLKIHEIGSALEIVLTSGLGNQFLFYEIISILHEEGVEVVSANFQALGDSFFHIVHAQMKGSADGFGAARVTERLNRFISGSTSEIELDSELWDFAVHHPKTNWEF